From a region of the Verrucomicrobiota bacterium genome:
- a CDS encoding SET domain-containing protein → MILVPARVAPSGIHGNGLFALASIAQGTPIWRFLPGFDQAFSPEAWAALPEPALSHTRHFCFVRRGDLHVVLSGDHACFINHSEHPNTGLPHPPDRTLHGGGPSGEASSAVTTVALRPIAAGEEITCNYWNYDADTPWKLGRVPRHAPLGACPP, encoded by the coding sequence ATGATCCTGGTTCCCGCGCGCGTCGCCCCCAGCGGCATCCATGGCAACGGACTGTTCGCGCTCGCAAGCATTGCCCAAGGCACGCCCATTTGGCGGTTTCTGCCGGGGTTCGACCAGGCCTTCTCGCCTGAAGCTTGGGCGGCACTGCCCGAACCCGCCCTCAGTCACACCCGCCATTTCTGCTTCGTTCGTCGTGGAGATCTCCACGTCGTTCTCAGCGGCGATCACGCCTGCTTCATCAATCACTCCGAGCATCCCAACACGGGATTGCCCCACCCGCCTGACCGCACCCTCCACGGAGGCGGTCCGTCCGGTGAAGCCTCGTCCGCGGTCACCACCGTGGCGTTGCGCCCGATCGCCGCCGGGGAAGAAATCACCTGCAACTACTGGAACTACGACGCGGATACGCCTTGGAAGCTGGGGCGTGTACCCCGTCACGCCCCCCTCGGAGCGTGTCCACCATGA
- a CDS encoding ABC transporter permease has product MRYAWLIAVREYVENAKTKGFWIGLLLFPAILFLSIQVPILLEKKGSPTRYFVLVDQSGEFEGVVDTAVDRHQQWQLLRSLTDYATKNSRAQMKSGKGVDLESVPAPGGGAIEEFLDAFAETNPQALDRFSQQGGQEAFLKQVRPYLKTNAPPFEVPKQRFGKVPLPDGVSAGDSLTNIARGLRPYLRGERKITVDGKSVDLYAAVLIPKDVAKRIVRPGQMAHLMSKERGVEYWSGNLADLALRNEIERGINAEVRRREYTAKQIDVQTIRQVERTHAPFSNLNPKKEEGKEGVSMADYIRQFAPSGFVYLLWVAIFSIAQMLLNNTIEEKSNRIIEVLLSSVTPGELMLGKLMGIAGIGLTMIGSWILALVGVLLWKAGPQLEFAQQLLEVLKTSNLLPWFAFYFLCGYVLYAGVILALGSVCNTIKEAQNFMGVITVVMMVPLFTLTFIPKDPNGPIARVLSWIPCYTPFTMMNRATADPPLVDQVGTVILMLVSAGASIWLSSKVFRIGILRTGQPPRVIEMIRWIKGGSH; this is encoded by the coding sequence ATGCGCTACGCCTGGCTCATCGCGGTCCGCGAGTACGTGGAGAACGCCAAGACCAAGGGGTTTTGGATCGGACTGCTCTTGTTTCCCGCGATTCTGTTCCTTTCCATTCAAGTGCCGATCCTGCTCGAAAAGAAGGGCTCTCCCACGCGCTATTTCGTCCTCGTCGATCAATCGGGCGAATTCGAGGGCGTCGTGGACACAGCGGTTGACCGGCACCAGCAGTGGCAATTGCTGAGGTCGCTCACCGATTACGCCACCAAGAATTCCCGCGCCCAAATGAAGTCCGGGAAAGGGGTCGATCTCGAGTCTGTGCCCGCGCCCGGGGGAGGCGCCATCGAGGAATTCCTCGACGCCTTCGCCGAGACCAATCCGCAGGCATTGGACCGGTTCTCCCAACAGGGCGGACAGGAGGCGTTCTTGAAGCAGGTGCGGCCGTATCTGAAAACCAACGCTCCGCCCTTCGAGGTCCCCAAACAACGATTTGGCAAGGTCCCTCTGCCCGACGGTGTCTCCGCCGGCGACAGCTTGACCAACATCGCCCGCGGGCTTCGACCCTACTTGCGCGGCGAGCGCAAAATCACCGTGGACGGCAAGTCGGTGGACCTCTACGCCGCCGTGCTGATCCCGAAAGATGTGGCCAAGCGAATCGTCCGGCCCGGCCAAATGGCCCACCTCATGAGCAAGGAGCGCGGGGTCGAGTACTGGAGCGGCAACCTGGCCGATCTGGCCTTGCGCAACGAAATCGAGCGCGGCATCAACGCCGAAGTGCGCCGCCGCGAATACACCGCCAAACAGATCGACGTTCAGACGATCCGGCAGGTCGAACGCACCCATGCCCCGTTCTCGAACCTCAATCCCAAGAAAGAAGAGGGCAAGGAAGGCGTCAGCATGGCCGATTACATCCGGCAATTCGCGCCCAGCGGCTTCGTCTATCTGCTCTGGGTGGCCATTTTCAGCATCGCCCAGATGCTGCTCAACAACACCATCGAGGAGAAATCGAACCGCATCATCGAAGTGCTGTTGTCCTCGGTCACGCCCGGCGAATTAATGCTCGGGAAACTCATGGGCATCGCCGGCATCGGCCTGACCATGATCGGCAGTTGGATTCTAGCCCTGGTCGGCGTGCTCCTCTGGAAGGCCGGCCCGCAGCTCGAATTCGCCCAGCAACTGCTCGAAGTGCTCAAGACATCGAATCTGTTGCCCTGGTTCGCCTTCTATTTTCTATGCGGCTACGTCCTCTACGCCGGCGTCATCCTCGCCCTGGGCAGCGTCTGCAACACCATCAAGGAAGCGCAGAATTTCATGGGGGTCATCACGGTGGTCATGATGGTTCCGCTCTTCACCCTGACGTTCATTCCCAAGGATCCCAACGGCCCCATCGCGCGCGTTCTTTCGTGGATCCCTTGCTACACGCCTTTCACCATGATGAATCGAGCCACCGCCGACCCGCCCCTCGTCGACCAGGTCGGCACGGTCATTCTCATGCTGGTTTCCGCCGGAGCTTCCATCTGGCTTTCCTCGAAAGTCTTTCGTATCGGCATCCTTCGGACAGGCCAGCCGCCGCGCGTGATCGAAATGATCCGCTGGATCAAAGGCGGGTCGCATTGA
- a CDS encoding ATP-binding cassette domain-containing protein produces MSSPVLELRNVTKLYGDFRAVDDVSFQLEAGEVYGFLGPNGAGKTTTLRMILDIIRPTEGTVQLLGASSALEVRHRIGYLPEEKGLYKKMKAWSVIAYFGTLKGMPRRAAKEKAHALLERYGLKDFAEQKTEALSKGMGQKVQVLASVVHDPEFVILDEPFSGLDPVNQQVMEEIIHDLAQRGRTVLFSTHVMQHAERLCRKILLIARGKKIFDGTIEAARRTQPRRVRLATADSIHPLETLHGVTRANALDEPAPGGERRWELQVREGFDAQEILQAAFRSGIRLRSFEQNDPTLHEVFMNLVGPEAREAAFR; encoded by the coding sequence GTGAGTTCCCCCGTCCTGGAACTGCGGAACGTCACCAAACTGTACGGTGACTTTCGCGCGGTGGACGACGTGAGTTTCCAACTCGAAGCGGGCGAGGTCTATGGATTCCTCGGTCCAAACGGCGCGGGCAAAACCACCACGCTCCGGATGATTCTCGACATCATCCGCCCCACCGAAGGAACCGTCCAATTGCTCGGCGCTTCCTCGGCCCTCGAGGTGCGTCATCGCATCGGCTATTTGCCCGAAGAAAAGGGCCTCTACAAAAAGATGAAGGCCTGGTCGGTGATCGCTTATTTCGGCACGCTGAAGGGAATGCCGAGGCGCGCGGCAAAGGAAAAGGCGCACGCGTTGTTGGAACGTTACGGACTGAAAGATTTTGCGGAGCAAAAAACGGAGGCGCTTTCCAAAGGCATGGGACAAAAAGTGCAGGTCCTGGCCTCGGTCGTGCATGATCCGGAATTCGTCATTCTCGATGAGCCATTCTCAGGCCTTGACCCCGTGAACCAGCAGGTCATGGAGGAAATCATCCACGACCTGGCCCAGCGAGGACGCACAGTCCTCTTCTCCACGCACGTCATGCAGCACGCGGAACGGCTGTGCCGCAAGATCCTGCTCATCGCCCGTGGGAAGAAGATTTTCGACGGAACCATCGAGGCCGCCCGCCGCACCCAGCCACGACGGGTGCGCCTGGCCACGGCCGACTCGATTCACCCCTTGGAAACCCTCCATGGGGTAACCCGCGCGAACGCGCTCGACGAACCCGCCCCGGGAGGAGAGCGGCGATGGGAATTGCAAGTGCGGGAGGGATTCGACGCGCAAGAAATCCTCCAAGCGGCTTTCCGTTCCGGCATCCGCCTGCGCTCATTCGAACAAAACGATCCCACTCTGCACGAGGTGTTCATGAATCTCGTCGGCCCCGAAGCCCGGGAAGCCGCCTTCCGCTGA
- the ileS gene encoding isoleucine--tRNA ligase: MSHDYKNSLNLPRTDFSMKADLILREPERLARWEQGRLYERIQARRSGAPRFVLHDGPPFANGDVHIGTALNKILKDIVVKYATLRGKRAPYIPGWDCHGLPIEFKVSQEMRKAGETTVEPSAIRKACEAYARTFVDLQRSQFKRLGVLGDWDHPYLTFDRDYEAGELRLFADIVEKGFVYRGKKPVYWSIPCRTALAEAEVEYHDHVSQSVYVKFPVQGQPGTSVLIWTTTPWTLPANLAIAFNSTFPYSLVRVGGEALILSTLLLDSVAKKCGWSNFEIVRSLTGDQLASTVCQHPFCDRPSPLYAGDAFVENTTGTGFVHIAPGHGLEDYGLGRQKGLPVYSPVDDEGRLALTSDLPADQQMPAELVGRSILEKNGRVEANEAVITLLSERQRLAHREDYTHSYPHCWRSKTPVIFRAMDQWFIRVDHEGFRERAVEEISRVRWIPDWGRNRIESAVKARPDWCISRQRSWGVPIPAFYDSAGQPILDPRIVRAAAGLFEEAGSHVWFEKSAAELWTLLRPANWTGPEAASKSQDTLDVWIDSGSSSRSVLQQRPELRADPGGDWRAEMYLEGSDQHRGWFQSSLLLSLAGHGQAPYRTVLTHGFMVDADREKISKSKQGQGGYEKPQTAEAYVKKYGADVVRLWVASQDFRNDIVVSDERIQKVGETYRHLRNTLRYQLSNLYDFDPARDTVPDANLDPLDRWILGEFSRLDARVVEAYDASAFHEVYQAIAQFAAVELSAIYHDLVKDRLYTDPAGSPRRRSTQTALHRLAAGLCQMLAPILAYTADEAWENLPGRAGTSVHESDWVHAALARAEEEQSQWASLLSLREAVLPELEKARQAKTIGKALEAEVVLRGGDARVAQAVRMEQSMRELLNVSQLRLEPSAAPGLEVGVAPAPGQKCERCWHRELEVGRDPRHPALCPRCVAAVEAGA; encoded by the coding sequence ATGTCGCACGACTACAAGAACTCGCTGAATCTGCCTCGCACCGACTTTTCGATGAAGGCGGATTTGATTCTCCGCGAACCGGAGCGCCTGGCGCGGTGGGAACAAGGCCGCCTTTATGAGCGCATTCAGGCCCGCCGATCCGGCGCCCCCCGCTTCGTGCTGCACGATGGACCCCCGTTTGCCAACGGCGATGTCCATATCGGCACCGCACTCAACAAAATACTCAAGGATATCGTCGTCAAATACGCGACCTTGCGCGGGAAACGGGCCCCCTACATCCCGGGTTGGGACTGCCACGGCTTGCCCATCGAATTCAAAGTCAGCCAGGAAATGCGCAAGGCCGGCGAAACGACCGTCGAACCCTCGGCCATTCGCAAGGCCTGCGAGGCGTACGCACGCACGTTCGTCGACCTCCAGCGATCCCAATTCAAACGGCTTGGCGTGCTCGGGGACTGGGACCATCCCTACCTCACCTTCGACCGGGACTACGAGGCGGGCGAACTGAGGCTGTTCGCGGATATCGTGGAAAAAGGCTTCGTTTATCGCGGCAAAAAGCCGGTCTATTGGAGTATTCCGTGCCGCACCGCGCTAGCCGAGGCGGAGGTCGAATACCACGATCACGTCAGCCAAAGCGTGTATGTCAAATTCCCGGTGCAGGGGCAGCCGGGCACTTCCGTGCTCATCTGGACCACCACGCCCTGGACCCTGCCCGCCAATCTCGCCATCGCCTTCAACTCCACCTTTCCATACTCGCTGGTGCGCGTCGGCGGCGAGGCGTTGATTCTCTCCACGCTCCTGCTCGATTCCGTGGCGAAAAAATGCGGTTGGTCGAATTTCGAAATCGTCCGCAGCCTGACGGGCGACCAACTCGCCTCCACCGTCTGCCAGCATCCCTTCTGCGACCGGCCTTCCCCGCTGTATGCCGGCGATGCTTTCGTCGAAAACACCACCGGAACGGGCTTTGTTCATATTGCCCCGGGCCATGGTCTCGAGGATTACGGCCTGGGCCGGCAAAAGGGCCTGCCGGTCTACTCCCCCGTCGACGATGAAGGCCGCCTCGCACTGACCTCCGATCTCCCGGCGGATCAACAGATGCCCGCCGAACTCGTCGGGCGCTCCATTCTGGAGAAGAACGGCCGAGTCGAGGCGAATGAAGCGGTCATCACGCTGCTGTCCGAACGTCAGCGTCTCGCTCATCGAGAGGATTACACGCATTCTTATCCCCACTGCTGGCGGAGCAAGACTCCGGTGATCTTCCGGGCGATGGACCAATGGTTCATCCGGGTGGATCATGAAGGATTCCGGGAGCGGGCGGTTGAGGAAATCTCGCGCGTGCGGTGGATCCCGGATTGGGGACGCAATCGCATCGAATCCGCAGTAAAAGCCCGCCCGGACTGGTGCATTTCTCGCCAGCGTTCCTGGGGTGTACCCATCCCCGCGTTTTACGACTCCGCGGGCCAGCCTATCCTGGACCCGCGCATCGTGCGGGCCGCCGCCGGTCTGTTCGAAGAAGCGGGTTCCCATGTCTGGTTCGAAAAATCCGCGGCGGAACTCTGGACCCTCCTCCGGCCCGCAAACTGGACCGGTCCCGAAGCGGCCTCCAAATCGCAGGACACCCTCGATGTCTGGATCGACTCCGGTTCCTCCTCCCGGTCTGTGCTGCAGCAGCGGCCGGAATTGCGGGCGGACCCAGGCGGAGACTGGCGGGCGGAGATGTATCTGGAGGGCAGCGATCAACATCGCGGTTGGTTTCAATCCTCCCTGCTCCTCTCGCTGGCCGGCCACGGCCAGGCACCCTACCGCACGGTGCTCACTCATGGTTTCATGGTGGATGCCGACCGCGAGAAGATTTCAAAAAGCAAGCAAGGCCAGGGCGGCTACGAAAAGCCGCAAACGGCCGAGGCTTACGTCAAGAAATACGGCGCGGACGTGGTCCGGCTATGGGTCGCCTCGCAGGATTTCCGCAACGACATCGTCGTCAGTGACGAGCGGATCCAGAAAGTCGGCGAAACCTACCGCCATCTACGCAATACCCTGCGCTACCAACTGTCGAATCTGTACGATTTCGACCCCGCCCGCGACACCGTGCCCGACGCGAACCTGGACCCGCTCGATCGCTGGATCCTCGGTGAATTCTCGCGATTGGACGCGCGCGTGGTCGAAGCCTACGACGCCTCCGCATTTCACGAGGTTTATCAGGCCATCGCGCAGTTTGCCGCCGTGGAGCTCTCCGCCATTTACCACGATCTTGTCAAAGACCGGCTCTACACCGATCCCGCCGGGAGCCCGCGCCGCCGGTCCACTCAAACCGCATTGCATCGTCTCGCCGCGGGCCTCTGCCAAATGCTGGCGCCCATCCTCGCCTACACCGCCGACGAAGCTTGGGAAAATCTGCCGGGCCGCGCCGGCACTTCTGTTCACGAATCCGACTGGGTTCACGCCGCGTTGGCCCGCGCCGAGGAGGAGCAATCCCAATGGGCTTCGTTGCTGTCGCTGCGAGAGGCGGTCCTGCCCGAACTGGAGAAGGCGCGCCAGGCGAAAACCATCGGCAAGGCCCTTGAGGCCGAGGTGGTCCTGCGCGGCGGCGACGCGAGGGTTGCGCAAGCGGTCCGGATGGAGCAGTCTATGCGCGAATTGCTGAACGTCTCCCAACTTCGCCTGGAACCGTCCGCCGCTCCAGGGCTCGAAGTCGGAGTAGCCCCTGCTCCCGGCCAAAAATGCGAGCGTTGCTGGCATCGCGAACTTGAAGTGGGCCGCGACCCGCGGCACCCGGCGCTCTGCCCTCGTTGCGTGGCCGCGGTGGAGGCGGGCGCGTGA